The following coding sequences lie in one Bos taurus isolate L1 Dominette 01449 registration number 42190680 breed Hereford chromosome 28, ARS-UCD2.0, whole genome shotgun sequence genomic window:
- the ZFAND4 gene encoding AN1-type zinc finger protein 4 isoform X3: MDNRKDPPFFNEDNVGPLYCRLPFYDTMELFIETLTGTCFELRVSPFEAIISVKAKIQRLEVFPFVVPLEDPLKDMAEYMDSSRDEVWEKTSCNKQVTLLVYQEGDQLNFFRVVDRGDGTLTPLSESLSSGSVYSLYADEDEEIEPSPSGQQIIENSITMNKMKLLKAKMENMNLSKKPKKAVKVKPRPPVAPRPCSGSTAPARHRVLRALPHIGQSCLPSPGSTRLPDLASSAVSSLAALPAADRPVSSITSDLLKEGENWESYALSHSSSGFRLPSQMPHMEFETDKELADAVLHLGSSLPRRTKHFPGSLSSNEDDAVLFPTSEECVTEESLPPEVGSSASITEGNAGEQSSGVGGMRKVNPEPCLINGDKGSKAKEQHLKHAAKVWNGESVEASVLSRRELSPHKNRLLSPLRCSAPTSLHNSLAKPQRQSKCFESGSLQSSASQNLLRSLDVRNTCDSSFSRTTRFRAVKVDSTGKRSDIISKVEARDITEMANRASKEPVGFVNNIGFLASLARSASRDSLQSARGAGRLRASGVGLSANLQHFQEESLRRSSPQLETTEFFLSARGFGMNGNNTTSGKRVGECSHHLPPVKAPIQTKKKTTKHCFLCGKKTGLATSYECRCGNNFCASHRYAETHSCTYDYKSAGRRYLQEANPVVNAPKLPKI, from the exons TGTTTCCATTTGTAGTTCCTCTGGAAGATCCACTTAAGGACATGGCTGAATACATGGATTCCAGCCGAGATGAGGTCTGGGAGAAGACCTCCTGCAACAAGCAAGTTACACTTCTGGTATACCAAGAAGGAGATCAGTTGAATTTCTTCCGTGTAGTAGACAGGGGAGACGGCACTCTAACACCGTTGTCTGAATCTTTAAG TAGTGGTTCTGTGTATAGTTTGTATGCTGAtgaagatgaggaaatagagCCTTCTCCTTCTGGGCAACAGATAATTGAAAATTCAATAACTATGAATAAGATGAAGCTGCTGAAGGCTAAGATGGAGAACATGAATCTCAGCAAAAAG CCTAAGAAAGCTGTCAAGGTAAAACCTCGTCCGCCCGTAGCTCCTCGACCTTGCAGTGGTTCCACAGCACCTGCCCGCCATAGGGTGTTAAGAGCTCTCCCCCACATCGGGCAGTCTTGTTTACCTTCTCCTGGGAGCACACGTCTCCCTGACTTGGCCAGCAGTGCAGTTTCCAGTTTGGCAGCTCTGCCCGCTGCTGATAGACCCGTATCATCGATCACTAGTGATCTTCTTAAGGAAGGTGAGAACTGGGAGAGTTACGCACTGTCTCACTCCAGTAGTGGCTTCAGACTACCATCTCAGATGCCTCACATGGAGTTTGAAACCGACAAAGAGCTTGCTGATGCTGTGCTCCACCTTGGATCGTCCCTGCCTCGGAGGACAAAGCACTTTCCGGGAAGTCTGTCATCTAACGAGGATGACGCTGTTTTATTTCCAACTTCAGAAGAGTGTGTCACTGAAGAGTCACTTCCACCTGAAGTGGGTTCATCTGCTTCCATTACAGAAGGGAATGCTGGCGAACAGAGCAGTGGCGTAGGAGGCATGCGCAAGGTGAACCCAGAACCCTGTCTCATTAATGGTGATAAAGGGTCGAAAGCTAAAGAGCAGCATCTGAAACACGCTGCAAAAGTGTGGAATGGTGAATCGGTAGAGGCTTCAGTTCTCAGCCGCCGTGAATTAAGTCCTCACAAGAATAGACTCTTATCACCTCTTCGCTGTTCTGCACCAACGTCACTCCATAATTCTCTGGCGAAACCACAGAGACAGTCCAAATGTTTTGAGTCTGGGAGCCTCCAGTCTTCTGCTTCACAAAACCTGCTTCGGTCATTGGATGTTCGAAATACATGTGATTCGTCTTTCTCTAGGACTACTCGCTTTCGAGCTGTTAAAGTTGATTCAACTGGGAAAAGATCTGATATTATTTCTAAAGTTGAGGCTCGGGATATCACAGAAATGGCTAACAGGGCATCCAAAGAGCCTGTTGGTTTTGTAAATAATATAGGTTTTCTTGCTTCGCTGGCCCGGAGCGCAAGCAGAGACAGCTTACAGAGTGCACGTGGGGCAGGCAGGCTGCGGGCCTCTGGAGTTGGGCTGTCTGCAAACCTCCAGCATTTTCAGGAAGAAAGCCTGAGGAGAAGTTCTCCTCAGTTAGAAActacagaatttttttta TCTGCCCGTGGTTTTGGAATGAATGGAAATAATACAACATCAGGGAAAAGAGTAG GAGAATGTAGTCATCACCTCCCGCCTGTGAAAGCCCCTATtcaaacaaagaagaaaacaacaaagcaTTGTTTTCTCTGTGGAAAGAAAACTGGACTGGCTACTAGCTACGAATGCAG atgtggaaacaacttcTGTGCATCTCATCGCTATGCAGAAACTCACAGCTGTACCTATGATTACAAGAGTGCAGGGAGGAGATACTTACAGGAGGCAAATCCTGTGGTTAATGCACCAAAGCTTCCAAAAATCTAA
- the ZFAND4 gene encoding AN1-type zinc finger protein 4 isoform X5 produces the protein MELEDDYCLNYYNISDGCTLKLVLAMRGGPINTSRVPLEDPLKDMAEYMDSSRDEVWEKTSCNKQVTLLVYQEGDQLNFFRVVDRGDGTLTPLSESLSSGSVYSLYADEDEEIEPSPSGQQIIENSITMNKMKLLKAKMENMNLSKKPKKAVKVKPRPPVAPRPCSGSTAPARHRVLRALPHIGQSCLPSPGSTRLPDLASSAVSSLAALPAADRPVSSITSDLLKEGENWESYALSHSSSGFRLPSQMPHMEFETDKELADAVLHLGSSLPRRTKHFPGSLSSNEDDAVLFPTSEECVTEESLPPEVGSSASITEGNAGEQSSGVGGMRKVNPEPCLINGDKGSKAKEQHLKHAAKVWNGESVEASVLSRRELSPHKNRLLSPLRCSAPTSLHNSLAKPQRQSKCFESGSLQSSASQNLLRSLDVRNTCDSSFSRTTRFRAVKVDSTGKRSDIISKVEARDITEMANRASKEPVGFVNNIGFLASLARSASRDSLQSARGAGRLRASGVGLSANLQHFQEESLRRSSPQLETTEFFLSARGFGMNGNNTTSGKRVGECSHHLPPVKAPIQTKKKTTKHCFLCGKKTGLATSYECRCGNNFCASHRYAETHSCTYDYKSAGRRYLQEANPVVNAPKLPKI, from the exons TTCCTCTGGAAGATCCACTTAAGGACATGGCTGAATACATGGATTCCAGCCGAGATGAGGTCTGGGAGAAGACCTCCTGCAACAAGCAAGTTACACTTCTGGTATACCAAGAAGGAGATCAGTTGAATTTCTTCCGTGTAGTAGACAGGGGAGACGGCACTCTAACACCGTTGTCTGAATCTTTAAG TAGTGGTTCTGTGTATAGTTTGTATGCTGAtgaagatgaggaaatagagCCTTCTCCTTCTGGGCAACAGATAATTGAAAATTCAATAACTATGAATAAGATGAAGCTGCTGAAGGCTAAGATGGAGAACATGAATCTCAGCAAAAAG CCTAAGAAAGCTGTCAAGGTAAAACCTCGTCCGCCCGTAGCTCCTCGACCTTGCAGTGGTTCCACAGCACCTGCCCGCCATAGGGTGTTAAGAGCTCTCCCCCACATCGGGCAGTCTTGTTTACCTTCTCCTGGGAGCACACGTCTCCCTGACTTGGCCAGCAGTGCAGTTTCCAGTTTGGCAGCTCTGCCCGCTGCTGATAGACCCGTATCATCGATCACTAGTGATCTTCTTAAGGAAGGTGAGAACTGGGAGAGTTACGCACTGTCTCACTCCAGTAGTGGCTTCAGACTACCATCTCAGATGCCTCACATGGAGTTTGAAACCGACAAAGAGCTTGCTGATGCTGTGCTCCACCTTGGATCGTCCCTGCCTCGGAGGACAAAGCACTTTCCGGGAAGTCTGTCATCTAACGAGGATGACGCTGTTTTATTTCCAACTTCAGAAGAGTGTGTCACTGAAGAGTCACTTCCACCTGAAGTGGGTTCATCTGCTTCCATTACAGAAGGGAATGCTGGCGAACAGAGCAGTGGCGTAGGAGGCATGCGCAAGGTGAACCCAGAACCCTGTCTCATTAATGGTGATAAAGGGTCGAAAGCTAAAGAGCAGCATCTGAAACACGCTGCAAAAGTGTGGAATGGTGAATCGGTAGAGGCTTCAGTTCTCAGCCGCCGTGAATTAAGTCCTCACAAGAATAGACTCTTATCACCTCTTCGCTGTTCTGCACCAACGTCACTCCATAATTCTCTGGCGAAACCACAGAGACAGTCCAAATGTTTTGAGTCTGGGAGCCTCCAGTCTTCTGCTTCACAAAACCTGCTTCGGTCATTGGATGTTCGAAATACATGTGATTCGTCTTTCTCTAGGACTACTCGCTTTCGAGCTGTTAAAGTTGATTCAACTGGGAAAAGATCTGATATTATTTCTAAAGTTGAGGCTCGGGATATCACAGAAATGGCTAACAGGGCATCCAAAGAGCCTGTTGGTTTTGTAAATAATATAGGTTTTCTTGCTTCGCTGGCCCGGAGCGCAAGCAGAGACAGCTTACAGAGTGCACGTGGGGCAGGCAGGCTGCGGGCCTCTGGAGTTGGGCTGTCTGCAAACCTCCAGCATTTTCAGGAAGAAAGCCTGAGGAGAAGTTCTCCTCAGTTAGAAActacagaatttttttta TCTGCCCGTGGTTTTGGAATGAATGGAAATAATACAACATCAGGGAAAAGAGTAG GAGAATGTAGTCATCACCTCCCGCCTGTGAAAGCCCCTATtcaaacaaagaagaaaacaacaaagcaTTGTTTTCTCTGTGGAAAGAAAACTGGACTGGCTACTAGCTACGAATGCAG atgtggaaacaacttcTGTGCATCTCATCGCTATGCAGAAACTCACAGCTGTACCTATGATTACAAGAGTGCAGGGAGGAGATACTTACAGGAGGCAAATCCTGTGGTTAATGCACCAAAGCTTCCAAAAATCTAA
- the ZFAND4 gene encoding AN1-type zinc finger protein 4 isoform X4, with translation MDNRKDPPFFNEDNVGPLYCRLPFYDTMELFIETLTGTCFELRVSPFEAIISVKAKIQRLEVPLEDPLKDMAEYMDSSRDEVWEKTSCNKQVTLLVYQEGDQLNFFRVVDRGDGTLTPLSESLSSGSVYSLYADEDEEIEPSPSGQQIIENSITMNKMKLLKAKMENMNLSKKPKKAVKVKPRPPVAPRPCSGSTAPARHRVLRALPHIGQSCLPSPGSTRLPDLASSAVSSLAALPAADRPVSSITSDLLKEGENWESYALSHSSSGFRLPSQMPHMEFETDKELADAVLHLGSSLPRRTKHFPGSLSSNEDDAVLFPTSEECVTEESLPPEVGSSASITEGNAGEQSSGVGGMRKVNPEPCLINGDKGSKAKEQHLKHAAKVWNGESVEASVLSRRELSPHKNRLLSPLRCSAPTSLHNSLAKPQRQSKCFESGSLQSSASQNLLRSLDVRNTCDSSFSRTTRFRAVKVDSTGKRSDIISKVEARDITEMANRASKEPVGFVNNIGFLASLARSASRDSLQSARGAGRLRASGVGLSANLQHFQEESLRRSSPQLETTEFFLSARGFGMNGNNTTSGKRVGECSHHLPPVKAPIQTKKKTTKHCFLCGKKTGLATSYECRCGNNFCASHRYAETHSCTYDYKSAGRRYLQEANPVVNAPKLPKI, from the exons TTCCTCTGGAAGATCCACTTAAGGACATGGCTGAATACATGGATTCCAGCCGAGATGAGGTCTGGGAGAAGACCTCCTGCAACAAGCAAGTTACACTTCTGGTATACCAAGAAGGAGATCAGTTGAATTTCTTCCGTGTAGTAGACAGGGGAGACGGCACTCTAACACCGTTGTCTGAATCTTTAAG TAGTGGTTCTGTGTATAGTTTGTATGCTGAtgaagatgaggaaatagagCCTTCTCCTTCTGGGCAACAGATAATTGAAAATTCAATAACTATGAATAAGATGAAGCTGCTGAAGGCTAAGATGGAGAACATGAATCTCAGCAAAAAG CCTAAGAAAGCTGTCAAGGTAAAACCTCGTCCGCCCGTAGCTCCTCGACCTTGCAGTGGTTCCACAGCACCTGCCCGCCATAGGGTGTTAAGAGCTCTCCCCCACATCGGGCAGTCTTGTTTACCTTCTCCTGGGAGCACACGTCTCCCTGACTTGGCCAGCAGTGCAGTTTCCAGTTTGGCAGCTCTGCCCGCTGCTGATAGACCCGTATCATCGATCACTAGTGATCTTCTTAAGGAAGGTGAGAACTGGGAGAGTTACGCACTGTCTCACTCCAGTAGTGGCTTCAGACTACCATCTCAGATGCCTCACATGGAGTTTGAAACCGACAAAGAGCTTGCTGATGCTGTGCTCCACCTTGGATCGTCCCTGCCTCGGAGGACAAAGCACTTTCCGGGAAGTCTGTCATCTAACGAGGATGACGCTGTTTTATTTCCAACTTCAGAAGAGTGTGTCACTGAAGAGTCACTTCCACCTGAAGTGGGTTCATCTGCTTCCATTACAGAAGGGAATGCTGGCGAACAGAGCAGTGGCGTAGGAGGCATGCGCAAGGTGAACCCAGAACCCTGTCTCATTAATGGTGATAAAGGGTCGAAAGCTAAAGAGCAGCATCTGAAACACGCTGCAAAAGTGTGGAATGGTGAATCGGTAGAGGCTTCAGTTCTCAGCCGCCGTGAATTAAGTCCTCACAAGAATAGACTCTTATCACCTCTTCGCTGTTCTGCACCAACGTCACTCCATAATTCTCTGGCGAAACCACAGAGACAGTCCAAATGTTTTGAGTCTGGGAGCCTCCAGTCTTCTGCTTCACAAAACCTGCTTCGGTCATTGGATGTTCGAAATACATGTGATTCGTCTTTCTCTAGGACTACTCGCTTTCGAGCTGTTAAAGTTGATTCAACTGGGAAAAGATCTGATATTATTTCTAAAGTTGAGGCTCGGGATATCACAGAAATGGCTAACAGGGCATCCAAAGAGCCTGTTGGTTTTGTAAATAATATAGGTTTTCTTGCTTCGCTGGCCCGGAGCGCAAGCAGAGACAGCTTACAGAGTGCACGTGGGGCAGGCAGGCTGCGGGCCTCTGGAGTTGGGCTGTCTGCAAACCTCCAGCATTTTCAGGAAGAAAGCCTGAGGAGAAGTTCTCCTCAGTTAGAAActacagaatttttttta TCTGCCCGTGGTTTTGGAATGAATGGAAATAATACAACATCAGGGAAAAGAGTAG GAGAATGTAGTCATCACCTCCCGCCTGTGAAAGCCCCTATtcaaacaaagaagaaaacaacaaagcaTTGTTTTCTCTGTGGAAAGAAAACTGGACTGGCTACTAGCTACGAATGCAG atgtggaaacaacttcTGTGCATCTCATCGCTATGCAGAAACTCACAGCTGTACCTATGATTACAAGAGTGCAGGGAGGAGATACTTACAGGAGGCAAATCCTGTGGTTAATGCACCAAAGCTTCCAAAAATCTAA
- the ZFAND4 gene encoding AN1-type zinc finger protein 4 isoform X7 encodes MAEYMDSSRDEVWEKTSCNKQVTLLVYQEGDQLNFFRVVDRGDGTLTPLSESLSSGSVYSLYADEDEEIEPSPSGQQIIENSITMNKMKLLKAKMENMNLSKKPKKAVKVKPRPPVAPRPCSGSTAPARHRVLRALPHIGQSCLPSPGSTRLPDLASSAVSSLAALPAADRPVSSITSDLLKEGENWESYALSHSSSGFRLPSQMPHMEFETDKELADAVLHLGSSLPRRTKHFPGSLSSNEDDAVLFPTSEECVTEESLPPEVGSSASITEGNAGEQSSGVGGMRKVNPEPCLINGDKGSKAKEQHLKHAAKVWNGESVEASVLSRRELSPHKNRLLSPLRCSAPTSLHNSLAKPQRQSKCFESGSLQSSASQNLLRSLDVRNTCDSSFSRTTRFRAVKVDSTGKRSDIISKVEARDITEMANRASKEPVGFVNNIGFLASLARSASRDSLQSARGAGRLRASGVGLSANLQHFQEESLRRSSPQLETTEFFLSARGFGMNGNNTTSGKRVGECSHHLPPVKAPIQTKKKTTKHCFLCGKKTGLATSYECRCGNNFCASHRYAETHSCTYDYKSAGRRYLQEANPVVNAPKLPKI; translated from the exons ATGGCTGAATACATGGATTCCAGCCGAGATGAGGTCTGGGAGAAGACCTCCTGCAACAAGCAAGTTACACTTCTGGTATACCAAGAAGGAGATCAGTTGAATTTCTTCCGTGTAGTAGACAGGGGAGACGGCACTCTAACACCGTTGTCTGAATCTTTAAG TAGTGGTTCTGTGTATAGTTTGTATGCTGAtgaagatgaggaaatagagCCTTCTCCTTCTGGGCAACAGATAATTGAAAATTCAATAACTATGAATAAGATGAAGCTGCTGAAGGCTAAGATGGAGAACATGAATCTCAGCAAAAAG CCTAAGAAAGCTGTCAAGGTAAAACCTCGTCCGCCCGTAGCTCCTCGACCTTGCAGTGGTTCCACAGCACCTGCCCGCCATAGGGTGTTAAGAGCTCTCCCCCACATCGGGCAGTCTTGTTTACCTTCTCCTGGGAGCACACGTCTCCCTGACTTGGCCAGCAGTGCAGTTTCCAGTTTGGCAGCTCTGCCCGCTGCTGATAGACCCGTATCATCGATCACTAGTGATCTTCTTAAGGAAGGTGAGAACTGGGAGAGTTACGCACTGTCTCACTCCAGTAGTGGCTTCAGACTACCATCTCAGATGCCTCACATGGAGTTTGAAACCGACAAAGAGCTTGCTGATGCTGTGCTCCACCTTGGATCGTCCCTGCCTCGGAGGACAAAGCACTTTCCGGGAAGTCTGTCATCTAACGAGGATGACGCTGTTTTATTTCCAACTTCAGAAGAGTGTGTCACTGAAGAGTCACTTCCACCTGAAGTGGGTTCATCTGCTTCCATTACAGAAGGGAATGCTGGCGAACAGAGCAGTGGCGTAGGAGGCATGCGCAAGGTGAACCCAGAACCCTGTCTCATTAATGGTGATAAAGGGTCGAAAGCTAAAGAGCAGCATCTGAAACACGCTGCAAAAGTGTGGAATGGTGAATCGGTAGAGGCTTCAGTTCTCAGCCGCCGTGAATTAAGTCCTCACAAGAATAGACTCTTATCACCTCTTCGCTGTTCTGCACCAACGTCACTCCATAATTCTCTGGCGAAACCACAGAGACAGTCCAAATGTTTTGAGTCTGGGAGCCTCCAGTCTTCTGCTTCACAAAACCTGCTTCGGTCATTGGATGTTCGAAATACATGTGATTCGTCTTTCTCTAGGACTACTCGCTTTCGAGCTGTTAAAGTTGATTCAACTGGGAAAAGATCTGATATTATTTCTAAAGTTGAGGCTCGGGATATCACAGAAATGGCTAACAGGGCATCCAAAGAGCCTGTTGGTTTTGTAAATAATATAGGTTTTCTTGCTTCGCTGGCCCGGAGCGCAAGCAGAGACAGCTTACAGAGTGCACGTGGGGCAGGCAGGCTGCGGGCCTCTGGAGTTGGGCTGTCTGCAAACCTCCAGCATTTTCAGGAAGAAAGCCTGAGGAGAAGTTCTCCTCAGTTAGAAActacagaatttttttta TCTGCCCGTGGTTTTGGAATGAATGGAAATAATACAACATCAGGGAAAAGAGTAG GAGAATGTAGTCATCACCTCCCGCCTGTGAAAGCCCCTATtcaaacaaagaagaaaacaacaaagcaTTGTTTTCTCTGTGGAAAGAAAACTGGACTGGCTACTAGCTACGAATGCAG atgtggaaacaacttcTGTGCATCTCATCGCTATGCAGAAACTCACAGCTGTACCTATGATTACAAGAGTGCAGGGAGGAGATACTTACAGGAGGCAAATCCTGTGGTTAATGCACCAAAGCTTCCAAAAATCTAA